The Trypanosoma brucei brucei TREU927 chromosome 9, whole genome shotgun sequence genome includes a window with the following:
- a CDS encoding nucleoside transport protein 1: protein MLGFGSVHELLAYITFMCFGMSVMVVSNTVLSFLEFFLQFYLFAAKDGENIKLETEEQKFFWKNVFTYYLATTFIVECLVVSLMLTNFGKRIPITLRLYIGLVFPIILVFSVMMVTIGKTTETGARVTIILIGLINGASTALCSSGAVALAGPFPTKFLSAYVWGVSVCGVITSTFAIVIKASTESNFKRTEDRVASRLTQSRIYFGLVMIMQSISCGLLLLLRKNPYAMKYTADFRYAARKGNAVEGDDAGDDNEPSSLGKGPADQDDDLKADCNAGKSNVMTSTVDPDTMRDTDQVENITNSQQMLKASALSVFRRVWPMLAVCFIAFFTAFLIYPGVFFAVKLGPDDNGWYMVIIPMMFNLGDFVARLFVQFKTLHASPLFVVIGTFARLLLVIPIVLCAYSVIKGTTFPYILCFLWSLTYGYVGGLAGVYAPRTGSLTTAGERSLAANWAVSSLLFGIFAGCMCALGVNSALPKDESQ from the coding sequence ATGCTTGGCTTCGGTTCTGTGCATGAACTCCTTGCCTATATCACCTTCATGTGTTTTGGGATGTCGGTGATGGTGGTGTCGAACACGGTCTTGTCGTTCCTggagttcttcctccagttCTACCTTTTCGCGGCCAAGGATGGCGAGAACATCAAGCTGGAGACGGAAGAGCAGAAATTTTTCTGGAAAAATGTCTTCACGTACTATCTTGCGACGACGTTTATTGTGGAGTGTTTGGTAGTGTCACTGATGCTCACAAACTTTGGAAAGCGGATTCCCATAACCCTTCGCCTCTATATTGGTCTTGTCTTTCCGATTATCTTAGTATTTTCTGTGATGATGGTTACCATCGGAAAAACAACGGAAACCGGTGCCAGGGTAACCATTATACTGATTGGTTTGATAAACGGAGCTTCCACTGCACTTTGCAGCTCCGGTGCCGTTGCACTTGCCGGTCCCTTTCCAACGAAGTTTTTGAGTGCGTACGTGTGGGGTGTTTCAGTGTGTGGTGTTATCACGTCGACGTTTGCGATTGTTATTAAAGCTTCCACGGAGAGTAACTTCAAGCGTACAGAAGACCGCGTCGCGAGTAGGCTCACTCAGTCACGCATATACTTTGGGTTGGTCATGATTATGCAGTCGATTTCTTGTGgtcttctgctgctgctgaggaAGAACCCTTACGCCATGAAGTATACAGCAGACTTTCGTTACGCGGCGAGGAAAGGGAATGCTGTTGAAGGTGATGACGCTGGAGATGATAATGAACCGAGTAGCTTAGGAAAGGGTCCGGCCGACCAGGATGACGATTTGAAAGCGGATTGCAACGCGGGCAAGAGCAACGTGATGACTTCCACTGTAGACCCTGACACGATGAGGGACACGGACCAGGTTGAGAATATCACGAACTCGCAACAGATGTTGAAGGCGAGTGCGTTGTCTGTGTTCAGGCGTGTTTGGCCCATGTTAGCCGTGTGCTTTATTGCGTTCTTTACCGCCTTCCTCATCTACCCTGGTGTATTCTTTGCTGTCAAACTGGGGCCGGATGACAACGGCTGGTATATGGTGATCATTCCGATGATGTTTAACTTGGGAGATTTTGTGGCGCGCCTTTTCGTTCAGTTCAAGACTCTGCACGCATCACCGCTCTTTGTGGTGATTGGGACGTTTGCGCGTTTGTTGCTCGTCATTCCAATTGTGCTTTGCGCATACAGTGTGATTAAGGGCACGACATTCCCTTATattctttgcttcctctgGTCGCTCACGTATGGCTACGTGGGGGGTCTAGCGGGAGTCTACGCGCCGCGTACTGGTTCGCTGACGACCGCTGGCGAACGTTCTCTAGCAGCCAACTGGGCCGTTAGTTCACTGCTGTTTGGTATCTTTGCTGGATGTATGTGTGCCCTGGGTGTCAATTCGGCTCTCCCGAAAGATGAGTCACAGTAA
- a CDS encoding small GTPase, putative — protein MSLVKMKERDEKAREEAEKLLNEVIEQSQGKMYKPTAAAGVGVNTQPHNRRMRVETLRSTPDYIFKIILVGDSYVGKTRFLKNLVGAIGFGDQCVTTLSVDVVNHYVIVDGKTVQVLMYDTCGQERFRAMTAQFYRDAHGAIMVYDTTQIGSFDNIEVWFSQLNSFGCENTSKILVGNKCDLPERRAVEIGRARALADKLGVPFIETSAMTGAGVAVAVEALVRMIMRQQPVPLASQWAGSKSGHRNAVNLERPRRENGTGRRSERSQRNDNCCCQ, from the coding sequence ATGTCCCTAGTTAAAATGAAGGAACGGGATGAAAAGGCACGCGAGGAGGCGGAAAAATTGCTAAATGAAGTCATCGAGCAATCACAGGGGAAAATGTATAAGCCTACCGCGGCTGCCGGTGTGGGAGTTAACACACAGCCGCACAACCGGCGGATGAGGGTGGAAACGCTAAGAAGCACGCCTGATTATATTTTTAAGATTATACTCGTCGGTGATAGTTATGTTGGGAAGACCCGATTCTTGAAGAATCTCGTTGGTGCTATCGGCTTCGGGGATCAATGCGTCACCACCCTCAGCGTTGATGTCGTTAATCATTACGTTATCGTTGATGGAAAGACAGTTCAGGTTTTAATGTATGATACTTGCGGCCAGGAACGTTTCCGAGCCATGACAGCACAGTTCTACCGTGACGCCCACGGTGCCATAATGGTGTACGACACCACTCAAATTGGGAGTTTCGACAATATCGAAGTGTGGTTCTCGCAGCTCAACAGTTTTGGTTGTGAAAATACGAGCAAAATACTTGTCGGAAATAAATGTGATCTCCCCGAAAGAAGGGCCGTTGAAATTGGGCGGGCCAGAGCCCTGGCCGACAAACTGGGCGTTCCCTTTATAGAAACGAGCGCAATGACTGGTGCCGGAGTTGCCGTAGCAGTTGAGGCCTTAGTGAGAATGATTATGAGACAACAACCTGTTCCACTAGCCAGCCAATGGGCAGGCAGTAAAAGCGGACATAGAAATGCAGTCAATTTGGAAAGACCCCGCCGGGAGAACGGCACCGGCAGACGGTCTGAGAGGAGCCAGAGAAATGATAATTGTTGCTGCCAATAA
- a CDS encoding hypothetical protein, unlikely (GPI-Anchor Signal predicted for Tb09.v1.0860 by DGPI v2.04 with cleavage site probability 0.442 near 36): MYAYVFCCIAFPVLDGIQCSKTTYGNTLHRFTVFWDGGQILSCKNIRIKSIITISPRVPLWNCV, from the coding sequence ATGTACGCCTATGTTTTCTGTTGTATTGCTTTCCCAGTGCTTGATGGAATCCAATGCTCCAAAACAACGTACGGAAACACCCTACACCGCTTTACAGTGTTTTGGGACGGTGGACAGATTCTTTCTTGCAAAAATATTCGTATAAAGagtattattactatttcccCCCGAGTGCCCCTGTGGAACTGTGTGTGA
- a CDS encoding expression site-associated protein, whose protein sequence is MQCLRFVDGKKCSVNTVGASLSAVACVVAFIAFIAEINSEGWQYRGKVWLDAPTSRRVPFRNPRVIFVVVQTRPSPGWCRMLMTAVVTNVSVISIGMGGNYSHTIRANWLLNFLDDEGLHDDDVLVMFDGADTFFTDEINRKEMLDPFIKMSPPLPKFFNQTAIYRGDAWPPMLHMAEPDCYAPQLNITYNPQNESHWDRCARFYAMGLSEAKTFGAERLLGLPPPVRGHLNSGGIVGRVWAYKEAFNVYLKFRETSSKWWCDQTMWTILFIWSAGNATGVDPKYIIRRGIISLDYDKRYFYYPTAAYNTRAMIGHFTGNPHQWLRYLPKYFTRLPWYRNLAGNSTYRQSVVEALRNTTVITYKYTREKVLKSYEDVCNVEEMTDPDFVVDPLDK, encoded by the coding sequence ATGCAGTGTCTCCGCTTCGTCGATGGTAAAAAGTGTTCAGTCAACACAGTGGGTGCATCCCTTTCTGCAGTGGCATGCGTGGTGGCGTTTATAGCCTTCATTGCTGAAATTAATTCTGAGGGTTGGCAATATAGGGGGAAGGTATGGTTAGATGCACCAACTAGTCGGCGAGTCCCATTTAGGAATCCGAGagtcatttttgttgttgttcagaCCCGACCCTCTCCAGGTTGGTGCAGAATGTTGATGACTGCTGTTGTCACGAATGTTTCTGTAATTTCTATTGGTATGGGTGGGAATTACAGTCACACCATCCGGGCAAACTGGTTATTGAACTTCTTGGATGATGAGGGTCTccatgatgatgatgtgttAGTTATGTTTGATGGTGCGGACACATTCTTCACTGATGAGATCAATCGAAAAGAGATGCTAGACCCGTTCATAAAAATGTCTCCCCCACTGCCCAAATTCTTTAACCAAACGGCTATATACAGAGGTGACGCTTGGCCGCCCATGCTTCACATGGCAGAACCAGATTGTTATGCTCCCCAGTTGAACATCACATACAACCCGCAAAATGAGTCGCATTGGGATCGATGCGCAAGGTTTTACGCCATGGGCCTGTCAGAAGCGAAAACATTCGGTGCTGAGCGGCTTCTGGGGTTGCCACCTCCCGTGCGTGGACACCTCAACAGTGGAGGAATTGTGGGCCGGGTATGGGCGTATAAAGAGGCCTTTAATGTCTATTTAAAGTTCAGGGAGACATCCTCTAAATGGTGGTGCGATCAGACCATGTGGACAATACTTTTCATTTGGAGCGCAGGAAATGCAACGGGTGTGGATCCCAAATACATAATACGGCGTGGAATAATTAGTCTTGACTATGACAAGAGATACTTTTACTACCCAACAGCGGCGTACAACACGCGTGCGATGATCGGCCACTTCACAGGAAATCCCCACCAGTGGTTACGGTATCTCCCGAAGTACTTTACTCGCCTTCCTTGGTATAGGAACCTTGCGGGAAACAGTACCTACAGGCAGAGTGTCGTGGAAGCATTACGAAATACGACCGTCATAACTTACAAATACACCCGGGAGAAGGTTTTGAAAAGTTATGAGGATGTCTGCAACGTTGAAGAAATGACCGACCCCGACTTCGTGGTCGACCCACTGGATAAGTGA